DNA sequence from the Nocardia fluminea genome:
GTCACCGGGGTGATATCGGTGGCCCAGAATCCGTTGGCGATCGCCTTCTCCGCCAGGTTCTGCGACCGAACACCGAAGGCGTCCTGCTCCGCGCGGCTGATGCCGGTGTACTGGGCGACGTTCTCCGCCGTCTGCCCCATCGCGATGTACACATCGGGAGCCAGCCCATCGGCGCGCGGATCTACCCAGGTCGACCCGCCCGCGGCACGCTTCTCGGTGCGTGCCACCGCGTCGGCGAAGGAGGGGTTCTGCGTGTCGGGCAGCCCGTCGGCATTGCCCTTGAAGTAGCGGCTCACCGTCTCGACACCGGCCGAGATGAAGACGTCACCCTCACCGGCTCTGATCGCGTGCAGGGCCATGCGAGTGCTCTGCAAGCTCGATGAGCAGTAGCGGTTCACAGTCGTGCCGGGCACCGCGTCGAGCCCAGCCAGCACCGCGACCACCCGGGCCATGTTGAAGCCCGACTCCCCCGCCGGCTGCCCGCAGCCGAGCACCAGGTCCTCGACCTCGGCGGGATCCAGCCCCGGTACCTGCGCCAATGCCGCCTGGACCATTTGAACGGTCAGATCATCGGGGCGCATGTCTTTGAGCGAACCCTTGCCTGCTCGACCGATCGGGGAACGGGCGGCGGCGACGATCACGGCTTCCGGCATCGGATCTCCTCAATTAAGTAAGCGCTTGCTTAGTCAGCATGGTGCAACGCCCCGCCCGAAACCGTCAATACGCCGACCCCTGTAATCCACGTCACACCACCTGCTCCGGGAGATGCGCTTCCAGGGCGAGATAATGACCCCGCGATGACCGACATGACCGAAGCCCGCTCCGATGCGACCCGCGCACGTCTCCTCGACGCGGCCATCGCCGCATTCGCCGAGAAAGGCTTCAACGGCACCACCACCCGCGACATCGCCGCCGCCGCCGGCTTGAGTCCCGCCGCCGTATACGTGCACCACAAATCGAAGGAAGAGCTGCTCTACCTGATCTCCCGATCCGGACACGAAGAGACACTCGCCCTGGTACTGAAGGGGGTCGAGTCGTCCGACGAACCGGCCACCGCCCTGCGAAATGTGGTGCACGCCTTCGTCGCCCACCACGCCAGAGGACACACCGGCGCCAGAATCGTGAACTACGAACTCTCCGCGCTCACCCCCGAGCACTACGCCGAGATCCTCGCCATCCGCCACCGCATCGACCGCGAAATTCGCGAACTCGTCGAGCGCGGCGTCGCAGCGGGCGTTTTCGACACCCCCAACCCGCGCATGGCCGGAGTCGCCCTGCTCTCCCTGGGCATCGACCTCGCCCGCTGGTACCGCGACGAGGGCGAATGGAGCCCCGAGGACATCGCCGCCGCGTACGCCGACATGGCCCTACGTATCGTCGGGGCACATTGAACCGCCCTCCCGGCCGGACGGTTCAACCGGTGCCCGTGCAGCGACTGGCGAGACTCGAACCCGGGCCGCCTCGATCACGCCACGCTCGGCTCAATCCAACCGATAGCGTGCTGATGACGCACCTCCCCCATCCCATCGAAGACCGACACGCCAGGCAGCGCCGAAACCCCTGGCATCGAACCCGAGCAACTTTCACGGAACCGAGTGCGACCCCGACGAACTCGGCGTCCGCTTCGACTCCAGCAACACGGCGGCCCCTCGCCCGGATCGGCAAAAAGGTACATCTACCAGCCGATTAGTACTCTCACCGAAAGGTGAGGTAATCTTTTCGAGCACCCGGAGACGGGGGCAAGAACGGGCTGTGGCGCAGCTTGGTAGCGCACCTGACTGGGGGTCAGGTGGTCGCAGGTTCAAATCCTGTCAGCCCGACCATGCAAAAATCCCCTCCGAACTGGGTCGGAGGGGATTTTTGTTACTGGACCAATCGGAGCTTGGGACCAATTTGGGACCGTTTCGGCGATCTTAGGTGCGCCGAGAGCATGTCGCCGTCAGCCTGCAAGGCCACGATGTCTGGATGCAGGTACCGCTGCGTGATGCGCGGGTCGGTGTGCCCGGCGATCTGCTGTAGTCGATGGATCGGCACCCCGCATCGGCGAACCACGTGAGTCCGGTGTGCCGGAGGTCGTGCCGGCGCAGGTGCTCATAGCCAAGCGTGGCAACCACTGTGTCCCAATACGTCGCCTTGCGCAGCACGCCGGTTTGTATCTTGCCGCCCCGTGGCCCGACGAACAGACGAGCATCCGGCTTGTCCTGCCTTGCCCGGATTCGGTCGAGCAGCAAGGGGCGAATCTCCTCGATGATCGGAACACGGCCCGCCCGTTTACCTTTGGTGCCCTTGTCCAGCATTCCACCTGGCCCCGGTGAGGTCTGCCGCCGCAGGTTCCATATCCACTGCTCGGTGTCGATGTCGTTGACGCGGACGCCGGACACCTCCCCGATTCGGGAGGCAGTGCACGCGGCGAACATCACCACGTCACCCCCAGCCTTGGAACTGGTCAGACGAGGCCGCGACAAGCGCGGCCGACAGTTGGGTCAAGGTCTCCCAGTCCGGCAATGCCAGCGATCGCGGGTCGTCGAGTTCGTCCTCGATGCGCTCGTACTGGGATTGTCAGCCGGATACCTCGACGCGGTTCCGTTCGATCACCTCGTCGCGGACCGCCTGATCCATAACTCGGGCCAACACGGCAAGGCTGTTCTTGACCGCTGACTTGCTGACGCCGGAGACGATCCAGTTCGTCACCGCCCGATCGGCCATGCCCGCAGTCACCATCGTGACCGGAAGGTGTCCGAGTGAAGGCACTACCCGCCGATTCCACGCCGACTTGTAGGCATCGCCGACCGTTTTCAGTTCGACCCAGCGCATGGCGGTGTCCCAGTGCGTGTTTCTAAAGTCCTTCAACGTCGCTGTGGCGGTTTTCGGATCGACGCCGCGTGCGGCCGCGTACTTGATGCCCGCAACCCATTCCTCGGCCTCTTCGCGGGTGCCGAAGGATTCGGACTTGGACGGACGCGCCTTGGTAGTGGGATCGGTCCAGCGCACGCGAGCACGAAAGCGGCTCGTCTTCCCTCGCTCTTCTAGTAAGAGAAGAAGAGAAGACCAAAAAGATGGGCCAGGTTTGGAGAGTGGGTGCGTGGGGAGCGCCGGTTGCGTCGACGAGCTTGGGTACTGGGAGGCGTGAAGTCGGCGGCTACAGCCAGTGATGTAGTTCGTCAGCGTCGAGCGCGGGGCAGGTCGCATGCCGCTTTAAGGGGGGACCACAAGTGAGGAGGTGCCCACCTTGATGCTTGAGCATCAAGGTGGCAACCAAATATGCTGGCGACACTAGTGATGGGTAGCGGCGGCGGTCTAGGGTGCGCAGTTGGCGTGTGCCGGTGGGGGGAAGGCCACAACGAAGCGGGTGGGTAGCGGCATCAATAAGTCCGAATCGTCAGCAACAATTACGCTCAATCGGATTTGGTGCGCGGGGAAAGATGTTTCTCAATATCGGATATCCGCATTCCTGCTAGTCCGGGTACGAACCCTTCTCCAGCGGCAACCTCTTTGCTGTGTTTGGAAATTTTCTCCTGAAATACATCAAAGAAGGGAAGTAGATGGTTGTGCACGTAAGTCGCCAGAAAATCCCGGTGTATAAAATCGATAGCCGAAACGTCGCTGTCACCGAAAGGGTTGGGTGTAGCAGGGGGCTCATGTCTCCAGAGTCGAACCCAAGGCTTGAATTCGATCGAGGAATCTCCATTGTCGGCGACTTGTGTCGAAACCATCGGGGCGTCCAAAACTGCAATTCCAATGGTCAAGACGGCTGAGAAGTAGCGGAATGTATCATTCGGCTTATTTCGCTGCCGAAAGTGGTCCACGGCACTTCGAATGGGTAGCACCGTGCCTTCATACGACTCTGAACCGGAAAGTGCAACGGTAGAGCCTTTGCGCACGCATTTGCTGAGTGTGGAACACTCGGCGGGAGCACGAAGAAATGGTTCATCGAGCATGCTCAGCGCAGCGAGTAGCGGATATTTCCAAATGGAATTGGATACGTCGGTGTACAACTCTATATCAGAATTGCGTAGCCCAGAGATGTGTGGAAAATTGTTACCCGATTTGATCGGCGCGGAGTGTTCGAAGAAAACGTATGGCAATTGAGATTGCTTGCACTCGACAATTAGTGCCAATTCCGGCATGACGTAGTCATGCCCCGTCTTTAGGCGATCGTGCGGGCGTCGCATCGCCAGAAGATCGATAGCTCGCTGAGCGCCGGTAGTCCTGTCCAGAAATCCCCACTCGGGCTGGATATCGAATTCCGCCTGCAAGAGCCTGGCCACGGTGGTCTGGAGTGGGTATCCCGAACTGTTGATCGCCGCTAGTACCTGCTCGTTCGAAATTCCGTTCGGCAGAGAGTTGCCCGGTGGATTGTCCATGGCCGTGGGCGTCGGCAGGTTGCAACCCTGCTCCTTCGCCTTCTGATTGCCATCGCTCATCAACGCGCGTTCGCCCCCCTTGGGTCGACTTCAACAGCCAAAGGTGAGATCTTAGACGGTCCCAGGTCTGAGGCGAACCGCCACGTTCCGTAGCGATGGCATTGCTTCGCCACCGAGCCCGACGTGGCCGACCAGGGGGAAAGAGATCGTGCGGGCAGTCGCGCCTAGGGCACGACTAAACCGATTGGCGTCGTCTCGACATCCTGCGGCCTCCGCTGGGTACGCACCGAGTACGCAGCAAGCCACAGCCGGACCAACGCGGCAAACGTGAACTTCAGACGAACCCACTGGTAGAGAGCCTTCTCGTTCACAGCTGTCGATCGCAAACGGTGGGAACGCTCTTCATCATCAACATGGTCGTCAGCGGCCTGCACAGCTACGCCGGGTTGACCTGACCGCTTCGACATACGTAAGGGAGATACTTCACGATGTCGGTCTCCCGTGTGATCCATGTGGCCTCAGTAATCGGCATGCTTTCTAGAATGCGGGCCTCTGACACCGACATTCGGTGATGTGAGTAACAATGTCGGACCATGTAGCTATGTTTCGGCTATGACTGTCACACCTGAAGCAGGTACCCAGATTTGGCGCCGGACCGACGGCGGATGGACCAGCCAGAAGCACCAGGTTGCGGGCTCTCAGTACTTCGACGATCGCCCAGGAGCCGCCCAGTGGGAGCGTGACGCGGCTGATGCTCGCCAGCCGGGGTACACGAGGATCTACGACGGCAACCCGCCGAAAGACGGCCAGCCCGACAACGGGTTCGATATCGTCCGTTCCCTTGACATCGAGCCTGCGGTGGTGATCGCGAAAAGCAAGCCGACGTTTGGGGAATGGGAGGAGCTGCCAAGCTGGGAGAAGTAGCGATACGCAGGCGATACGCAGCGCGTCAATGTAGCACCTGCACCGACCAACCACGCCACCACCAAATGGAACCATGTTGGGACCAAACGTCATTCCTGTGGTGCCGATAGCTGCTTTGTAAGTCACGTGATAACCGTGCGCAACGTGCAGGTATGGCAGGTTGCCCGTCCTGGGGGTCAGGTGGTCGCAGGTTCAAATCCTGTCAGCCCGACAGTAGCAAACCCTCTCCGACCTTGGTCGGAGAGGGTTTTCCCTGTTAGCCCACCACACGGAGAGCGGGACCGAAGGTGGTTCGAAAGCTTGTCGCCGGCATCGGTGACCTCCCGGCGGACCGGGTGTAGGTATCGCTCATTGTTCGACTGTCGGCATGGCCCGCGATCTTCTGGAGCAGGTGCAGGCTCACCCCGGCATGGGCCATCCAGGTAAGTCCGGTATGCCGGAGGTCGTGGCGTCTCAGGTGTTCGTAGCCGAGTTTGGTGACCACTTCGTCCCAGTGCGTCGCATCGCGAAGAACGCCGGTAGCGATCCGTCCACCGCGCGGACCGACGAACAAGCGGGCATCGGTGTTGTCTTCACCGCCGAGGGCAATGCGGTCGAGGACCAGTTGCCGAACTTCCTCGATCAGCGGGACGTAGCGGCGGCGGTTGCCCTTGGTTCCCTTGTCGTCGAGTCAGCGGGACCGGGCGTAATCTGCCGGCGAACGGTCCACGTTGAGGTGTCGATATCGCCGACCCAGCACCCCGACACCTCACCGATCCATGACGCCGTGCACGCGGCGAAGGTGACGACATCACCCCAGCCCTGGTATTCGTCGGCGGATCGAGCCACCAACGCATTGGCTAGCGTCACCAGGGTCGACCAGTCCGGAAGCGCCAACGACCGCGGGTCATCGAGCTCGTCTTCGATCTGGGCGTAGAGCTTCTGCCATCCACATACCTGGGCGGGGTTGTCCGTCCTCAGTCCGTCACGCTTGGCCTGTTCCATTACCGGAACCAGCACAGCCAGAGTGTTTTTGACACTCTGAGGTTCCCCCGCTGAGCCGGAGAGCGAATTACCTGGTTCCGGCTGGAACCTGGCCATGGTAGCTGGCTTCGTACTCGTCGGGTGACTGCCAACCCAGCCTCTTCTGGATCCGCTGGGTGTTGTACCAGCCATCGATGTAGGCGAACAAGGCGTTCTCGGCGTCTTCCCTTGTCCGCCAACTGTTCCGATACACCAACTCGGTCTTCAGAGTGGAGAAGAAGTTCTCCATGAGAGCGTTGTCGTAGCTGTCTCCGACTGAACCCATGGATTGCGCTATCCCGTTGTCTGCCAACCGGTTAGCGAACCGGATTGCCGTGTATGTCGACCCGCGATCGGAATGATGGACGAGCTGCCCGTCACGAACATCGCGGGTCCAGACCGCGTACTCGAGAGCGCCGAGAACCAGCTCGGTGTCACAACGGTCCGAGCACTTCCAGCCCACGATTCGGTTCGAGAACGCGTCCCGGACCGCGGCCAGCCAGAACACACCCTCGCCGCAGACGATGCGGGTGGCATCGGCGACCCACAGCCGGTCCGGCTCGCCGGCAGTGAAGTCCCGGTTGACCAGATCTGGAGCTGGGGCGGCACGCCGATCCTGTCGGGTCGAGCCCAGCCGCCACTTCTTCCGCAGGAACGCGCCCTGCAAACCCGCACTCCGCATCAACCGCTCAACGCGTTTGCGGCCGACCGAGAACCCGCGCCGGGCCAGCATCGCGTGAACCCGCGGCGACCCGTAAGTCCCGCCGGAGCTGGTATGGATATCGACGATCTCAGCCAGCAGCTCTTGGTCGGCCAGTTTCCGCCGTGACGGCGCCTTCGCCTGCCGCAACCAGCCGTAATACGTCGAGGACGCGATCCCCAGAACCCGTAATACGAGCTCGACCGGGTGCTGCGGATATTCATTGACGAACCGCACAATCACCGCCGGGTCTGGCCGAGCTCCGAGGCGAAATACGCACTCGCATCACGCAATACAGCGTTGACCCGCTCCAGCTCGGCGACTCGTTTACGGAGTTGCTTGTTCTCCTCGGCCATGTCGGTCGTCGGGCGGTCGTGGCGGTGGCCGGCATCGGCTTCGGCTTGGCGGATCCAGTTCCGCAATGCCTCGTGATGCACCCCGAGTTGCTCGGCGAGCTTCCGGATCGTCGGCTTGGGATCGGACTCTCGATACAACCGCACGGCTCGAGCTCTCAACTCGTCCGGATATTTCTTCGGTGCTGCCACTGATCGACTCCTTCCGGTCCTATAGGACCACGGGTTGGAGCTCTCCGTGAAAGCGGGGGAACCTCACTCGACTTGCCCGACCCATCGTTGTTCCAGCCGACCACCGCACGATCGATCGCGCCATTGTGATCACCCCGATCGGGATATGCCCCAACGACGGCACAACGCGCATCCGTCATCCGCAGCCATAGGGGTCGGTGGTCTTCTTCTCGAGGCCGCGCAGCGCCAAGTCCATGGTTCGGGCCGCCGTAGGACTCAGCCTCCGCCCCTTCGCCGACGGTCGCTTTCGGGCTGTGTACGAAGGTCTTCGCGGCGAACCTAGGGCTGGGCGCATTGTTGAATGGCTCCAGGATATATCCCAATATTGAGTATTCACCGTCGTCTTTAGACCGTGTCTCACATCACTGTAGTTCATTCGGCGTGTGCCGTAGCCGGTTGTGTTGCATGATGTCTGGTTCTGGTCGGCGACAAAGCATACGCCAACACCGAACTGCACCGATGGGGCCGCGACCGTGATATCATCGACTGTATTTCACGCAACCTATCGCCGCCATTCACGAGCTCAGGCAGTTGACGTCGAGTCCCGATCTCACTATCTTCGTGACCGCAGGAAATCCGCCAACTAAAGGGAGTCCGTTGAGCAACGAGACGGTCTTGATTGATCAATACTTGAAGTCACGTCAAGATGCACGGGACACGCCGCTTCCCGACGACATTGCGTATGAACTTTTAGCAGCCCAGAGCGTGCTTCGCGACTACCAGCTTTCGGATGAGGAAGTCGAGTTGGGACGAGTCGGCGGGGGTATGGATGGTGGTATCGACGGCTTCTATACGTTTCTGGACGGTACGCTATTGGACGAAGACTCTGATGTCTTGAGTCAAAATTTCAAAGCCGCTGATATTAGACGGCATGCCGATATCGATGTATGGATTTTGCAGGCCAAGCGGGAGACGTCTTTTTCTGAAACAACATTTGATAAGCTGGAGTCATCACTACGCCGCCTTTTCGATCTGACGCTTTCAGACTCGGATCTCACTGTGCTTTATTCGAAAGAGCTGATTGCAAGAGTTCGAATATTTACTGAGACTTGGCGCACCTTGGGAATAAGAAGCCCTCGCATTACGGTTCATGTTGACTATGTCACCAAAGGTGACTGCAGTACGGTCGGCGTACCTGTCAAAACCAAAAAACGAGATCTAGAGTCTATGATCGCAGGGTCGATCAAAGGCTCGTTGGTGGATGTCCGATTGATTGGCAGTAGCGAATTATGGCAAATCTTGAGCAGCGAGCCAGAGTATGATCTCCAACTTAAGGTCTCACCCTACGTTCCGCTCGGCGAGGCATACTCGGGTCTCGTAAGACTTGCCGACTATTATGATTTTCTTTCTGACGGCCGAGATGAGCTACGGACGAACCTTTTCGACTGGAATGTGCGTGACTACCAGGGCGAGGTGACCGTAAACCGGGCTATCAAAGATACGTTGAATTCTAGCTCCGATGAAGATTTTTGGTGGTTCAACAACGGCGTGACAGTCCTATGCTCGGAAGCTTCCATTGGTGCCGACAGCACATTTACGTTGCGCGGAGTCCAAATCGTCAACGGTATGCAAACCTCTCACGAGATATTTACGGCCCTGCGTGATACAGACTCCTCTGACCGAGATAAGAAACGATCAGTCGCAGTACGGATAATTAAGACTCAAGACGAGGATATTCGTGACAGAATTATCCGTGCTACCAATAGTCAAACAAAGGTGCCCGACGCATCCCTGCACGCTACCGAGGCCATTCACAGGCAGATAGAAGCGCATTTCAAGTCTCACGGCTGGTTCTACGATCGTCGCAAGAATTTCTACAAGAATACCGGAAAACCTGGCGACCGCATTATCAGCATAGGCAGTCTGGGGCAAGCGGTTACTGCCATCGGATTATCTCGCCCTAATGATGCGCGCGCTCGTCCGACCACGTTGCTAAACAATCCGTCCGACTACAAGCAGATCTTTAATACTGCGGTAAACTTGGATGTGTACCTTTGGCTCGCGGCTGCACAGCGCAAGGTTGATGCAATGTTGACGAAGGAAGTGGATGCTTACATCAAAACAAATCTGCGATTCTATGTCAGTTGCTATCTCGTTACTCGGCAAGCAGGATTCCGCATATACAACCCGAAGCAATTGCGCGAGATAGCGGAAATTCCATTCGAGGTGGATTCTACTACGATCTTTCATTCGGCACAAAGGATTGAAGAAATTGCAGTGAATCTCGCGGATGATGAGGAGCCCGATTGGAGTCTTGATCGTATCGCCAAGAACAGAGGTTTTGCCGAGGCTGTAATCGAAGCAGCGTTGGACTGATTGACTAGCTCTAAGTGTCAGTCAGTAACCTAGATTAGGTTGCTGCCATTTGCGCACTTGCATTCAGAGAGCTAGCACCCTCACTGCCGCCCGTCCAACTGTCATCATTGCCAGCGACCGACGCTACGATATTGCTTACTCCGAACTTATCTCGTTGGTGGACGCAAGGGGATACTTCGATCGTGAAGGGCTTTCCAAACACTGCCCTTTGCCTTGTCGAGTTTGGCAGCGGCGATCGCCTGCTTCGTAGAGTGCTGCGGCGCGGTCGACCTCGTCCTGGGTCATTGGCTGTAAGCGAGTCTGTATTCCATGCTCGCGAAGGATCTTCACCAGGCTGTCTTTGGACAGGCCGTACTGCTTGCAGAGTTGGTTACTTGAGGCACCTTCGCGATAGTCGGCGATCTCGGTGATGGCGGTTGGTGTGAAGCGGTGATCGTTGCGGCGCGGTTTGGCTGGCATTGTGCCTGGTAGACGTGGGTATGTGATTTCGAGCAATTTCACGAGGGTGCGAAGTTGGTTGGCTTGGGGGGGTGAAAGCTTCTAAGAAGGGCGACAGCAAAAACCCTCTCCGACCTCGGCCGGAGAGGGTTTTGTTGTACCGAGTCTTCGACGTGCTCGGCCAAATCCCACAGCAACCCCCACACTTTTAAACACCAATCGTTCAGCCAGTGTGTTCCTCCCCGGGTCGGTGCGGTGACGGCGGTCGAGGTTGGACTTCGTGGCCCACTGAGCCGATCCGCGTGGTGCGGTCTTTTGGCGCCGGAAGATATCCCCACGCCGCCCAAGGACGTGACAGACTGGCGGCAGGTGACGTCGAGCTCTTCGGCGCTCTACCGGTCTCGGCTGCGGTGACGATCGACCCGCATCGCCTTCCTCAGCACACGTTCCGCGACGAACACGCCCGACTCCCCCTGGTCGTCTCCGCCAGTGGACGCGTCGCGCCGAGCCACCGAGCCTGGCCTGGCCTGCTGACTGTCAGTCGGACCCGACCCTTCGATCAGCAAGAGAATGGAGTAAATGTTCATGGTTACCAACGCAATTACCACCGGTTCCGAGCGCGCCATCATCGAGAACACGCTTGATCGCAACCGCGAAGCGCTTATCGCGACCGTGCGCGAGCTGTCCGATGTCGATGCGCGGCGACGGCTGGTCGCGTCGTTGACTACGCCGATCTCCTTGATCAAACATGCCGCGGCCGCGGAGCGGATCTGGTTTCAGCGGTTTTGGGCGGGGCTCGACGAAGGCGAGTGCGACGGGTATTCGGAGCGCGATGAGGGTACGTTCGCCGTGGCCGCGGACGAGTCGCTGGCTGACGTGATCGTTGAGTTCGAGCGGGCGAGCAGGCGGTCACGGGTGATCGCTGCCGGGTTCGACTTGGACGACACCAAGCACAATCCTCGGGAGGGGACTGTCAGTATGCGGTGGACGCTGCTTGCGATGATCGAGGAATTCGCCCGGCACGCAGGTCACGGCGACATCCTCCGCGAGCAGATTGATCAGACTGCGCCACTCTGAGTACAGCAAGCACTACTCGAATGGCCAGCTATCAGTTGTTTCTCTGGCGTGCGGAAGCGGCAGCGGCGACTTGGACTCCTTTGTCGCACAACCCATGCTGAGAATCGGGATCGCGGGCACGCAACCGAGGACGCCTGGTCAGTCGTCGAGGGAGATAGCTAGCAGTCTATCGCTGAGGCGAAGCCGCTCGGCCATCGTGAGGAGGATGTCCATGGCCTCACTCGACAAGCCGATCGCACGCAGCAGCAGTGCGCGTGGCTCTTCGAGTTCGAGGGCTCGGATGAGCGTGTGATCGTCGATGCCGGAATGGTCCGCGAGGAAGAAGTAGTCGGGGCGGACCTGGAAGTACTCGGCCAGCGCCGCAACAGTTTTCGGTGAGGGGTTGTCGCGATGGCCGGAGCGTAGCTGGGACAGATACGGTGCGGAGATGCGGTGACCGGCCGCTTGGAGCATGCGCGCCACCTGGCGGTTTGTGCACTGACGCACGTCCGGGCCCGTGGGGTTGTCGAAAAGTTCGTTGAGGCGGGTGGCGAAGTGCGTCACAGCGGTTCCTCGGCGTCAAATTGGTCAGAAGACCATCATGAATCGCGGAGTGTGTTCCCGGCAATAGTCCCAGCAAACTTGCGGCGGTCGTCACAAAATCTCGACCTGCGGACTGTTCGATATGACGACCGCG
Encoded proteins:
- a CDS encoding acetyl-CoA C-acetyltransferase, with product MPEAVIVAAARSPIGRAGKGSLKDMRPDDLTVQMVQAALAQVPGLDPAEVEDLVLGCGQPAGESGFNMARVVAVLAGLDAVPGTTVNRYCSSSLQSTRMALHAIRAGEGDVFISAGVETVSRYFKGNADGLPDTQNPSFADAVARTEKRAAGGSTWVDPRADGLAPDVYIAMGQTAENVAQYTGISRAEQDAFGVRSQNLAEKAIANGFWATDITPVTLADGAVVNADDGPRAGVTLEAVSALKPVFRPDGTVTAGNCCALNDGAAALVIMSDTRARELGLMPLARIVSTGVSALSPEVMGLGPIEASKKALQRAGLTIDDIDLVEINEAFAVQVLGSARELGIAEDKLNVNGGAIAVGHPFGMTGARITSTLINSLRFHDKQFGLETMCVGGGQGMAMVLERLS
- a CDS encoding TetR family transcriptional regulator; amino-acid sequence: MTDMTEARSDATRARLLDAAIAAFAEKGFNGTTTRDIAAAAGLSPAAVYVHHKSKEELLYLISRSGHEETLALVLKGVESSDEPATALRNVVHAFVAHHARGHTGARIVNYELSALTPEHYAEILAIRHRIDREIRELVERGVAAGVFDTPNPRMAGVALLSLGIDLARWYRDEGEWSPEDIAAAYADMALRIVGAH
- a CDS encoding tyrosine-type recombinase/integrase, whose product is MFAACTASRIGEVSGVRVNDIDTEQWIWNLRRQTSPGPGGMLDKGTKGKRAGRVPIIEEIRPLLLDRIRARQDKPDARLFVGPRGGKIQTGVLRKATYWDTVVATLGYEHLRRHDLRHTGLTWFADAGCRSIDYSRSPGTPTRASRSGTCIQTSWPCRLTATCSRRT
- a CDS encoding tyrosine-type recombinase/integrase gives rise to the protein MIEEVRQLVLDRIALGGEDNTDARLFVGPRGGRIATGVLRDATHWDEVVTKLGYEHLRRHDLRHTGLTWMAHAGVSLHLLQKIAGHADSRTMSDTYTRSAGRSPMPATSFRTTFGPALRVVG
- a CDS encoding IS3 family transposase, producing MRFVNEYPQHPVELVLRVLGIASSTYYGWLRQAKAPSRRKLADQELLAEIVDIHTSSGGTYGSPRVHAMLARRGFSVGRKRVERLMRSAGLQGAFLRKKWRLGSTRQDRRAAPAPDLVNRDFTAGEPDRLWVADATRIVCGEGVFWLAAVRDAFSNRIVGWKCSDRCDTELVLGALEYAVWTRDVRDGQLVHHSDRGSTYTAIRFANRLADNGIAQSMGSVGDSYDNALMENFFSTLKTELVYRNSWRTREDAENALFAYIDGWYNTQRIQKRLGWQSPDEYEASYHGQVPAGTR
- a CDS encoding transposase yields the protein MAAPKKYPDELRARAVRLYRESDPKPTIRKLAEQLGVHHEALRNWIRQAEADAGHRHDRPTTDMAEENKQLRKRVAELERVNAVLRDASAYFASELGQTRR
- a CDS encoding AIPR family protein, yielding MTAGNPPTKGSPLSNETVLIDQYLKSRQDARDTPLPDDIAYELLAAQSVLRDYQLSDEEVELGRVGGGMDGGIDGFYTFLDGTLLDEDSDVLSQNFKAADIRRHADIDVWILQAKRETSFSETTFDKLESSLRRLFDLTLSDSDLTVLYSKELIARVRIFTETWRTLGIRSPRITVHVDYVTKGDCSTVGVPVKTKKRDLESMIAGSIKGSLVDVRLIGSSELWQILSSEPEYDLQLKVSPYVPLGEAYSGLVRLADYYDFLSDGRDELRTNLFDWNVRDYQGEVTVNRAIKDTLNSSSDEDFWWFNNGVTVLCSEASIGADSTFTLRGVQIVNGMQTSHEIFTALRDTDSSDRDKKRSVAVRIIKTQDEDIRDRIIRATNSQTKVPDASLHATEAIHRQIEAHFKSHGWFYDRRKNFYKNTGKPGDRIISIGSLGQAVTAIGLSRPNDARARPTTLLNNPSDYKQIFNTAVNLDVYLWLAAAQRKVDAMLTKEVDAYIKTNLRFYVSCYLVTRQAGFRIYNPKQLREIAEIPFEVDSTTIFHSAQRIEEIAVNLADDEEPDWSLDRIAKNRGFAEAVIEAALD
- a CDS encoding DinB family protein — translated: MVTNAITTGSERAIIENTLDRNREALIATVRELSDVDARRRLVASLTTPISLIKHAAAAERIWFQRFWAGLDEGECDGYSERDEGTFAVAADESLADVIVEFERASRRSRVIAAGFDLDDTKHNPREGTVSMRWTLLAMIEEFARHAGHGDILREQIDQTAPL
- a CDS encoding helix-turn-helix domain-containing protein, with the translated sequence MTHFATRLNELFDNPTGPDVRQCTNRQVARMLQAAGHRISAPYLSQLRSGHRDNPSPKTVAALAEYFQVRPDYFFLADHSGIDDHTLIRALELEEPRALLLRAIGLSSEAMDILLTMAERLRLSDRLLAISLDD